The following nucleotide sequence is from Cyclobacteriaceae bacterium.
CATCTCAGCAGGAATAGTTATCTGCTTTCCAAAGTCGTGATCTTGTTTTTCCTTTCGGGAATTCAGACGCTGACATTTATCGTGGTTGGCAATGTGATACTTGAAATTCCTTTCACAGAGATACGGTACTGGATGATCATTTTCTCATGCTCTTGTTTTGCAAACTTGTTAGGACTGAATATTTCATCTGCATTTGATTCGGCCGTTACGATCTATATTCTCATTCCTGTATTGGTGATCCCTCAGCTCATCATGAGTGGTGTGGTCATAAGCTTCGACAAGTTCAATCCTGAAGTAGGGAAGCCAAATGGAATCCCGGTATTGGGAGAGATGATGGCGTCACGCTGGGCATTTGAGGCATTTATGGTCACTCAATTCAAGGACAATCCCTTTGAGAAGCAATTCTACGGGTATGATCAGAAGGAAGCGGAAGCTGAATACAAGAGAACATACCTGGTGCCGGTTCTTGAATCCAAGCTTGCATTTGTTTTAGATCAGAAGGCATACTGGAGAAACAAAAGAAATATACCAACGGTAAATGCACTTGACCTGTTGAGAAGTGAAATCACCTATGAGCTTGCCAGGGTGGGAAGTGAAAGATTCCCGGAAGTTGATCAGTTGGTGGTCGGCAAGTTTGATTCAGTAACATACTTTAAGACAAAAGAATTTCTTTCAGTGCTGAAGAAGTATTATGCTATCCGGTCAAGCAATGCAAAGAATGATCGTCAGGCGTTGATTCAAAAACTGACGAGTACCCCGGAAAAGAAGCAGGCCTTTGACAGAATGCATCAGGCATATGAAAATCAGTCAGTGACTGCGATGGTGGAAAATTCAAATGAGATCAATCGCATCGTAGAGTGGCAGGGAAGGCTGATACAGAAATTCTATCCTATCTACTTTACGGATCATCGCCCCCGGAATCAATTTGATTTCCAGGCCAATTTCTTTGTCCCCACCAAATACTTTTTGGGAAGGATCTATGATACTTTTTATTTTAATCTTGCCGTAATTTGGATCATGACTTTCATTCTTTATTTCACGCTTTATTTTGACCTCCTGAAAAAAGGAGTTCATTCTCTTGAGATATGGAGAAAGTATAGAAAGAAAACAATAATCAATTAACAATAAAACAAAACAATGAGTATGAAGATTTCCCTGATACGAGTAAGTGCTTTACTATTGATCGTGGCAATGATTGCCTGTTCTAAAAAGGCTGAGACAACTGAAACAACAACGGCAGCTGCATCTGACGAATGGCCTGAAATGGATTCCTTCCACATGGTCATGGCAGAAGCTTTTCACCCATATAAGGATTCTACCAATCTTGAGCCTGCAAAGAAACTTGCTGCTGAGATGGCAACTTCTGCTGAGCAATGGCAGGCTGCTCCTCTTCCTGAAAAAGTTAACAATGACGACGTGAAGGCTAAGCTGGTAACACTTAAGAATGACACAAGAGCTTTTGCTGACGGCATCAGCGGCATGACCGACGAGCAGATCGGCAAATCTTTGACAGCATTGCACGATAGTTTCCATGGACTAATGGAAGCCTGGCACGGCGGTGGTGACAAGCACGAGCATTAATAGAACAATACACATTAACGCCGGACCACACAGTCCGGCGTTTTTATTTTCACCTTACTAAAGCTTTCTTTAATACCTATGATCAAATTCCTTTTGAAGACGGTAGTATTCGTATTCATAACGACTCTTTCCGGCTACGCTCAACCTCAATTCCATCAGGTTAAAGATCTTAAGGTCACGATTCTCTCTACCATGCTGGCAGACCAGGGAATTGGTGAGTGGGGATTCTGTGCTTTAATTGAAGTAGATGGTAAGAAGATTCTGTTTGATACAGGTGCTCGTCCGGAGACTGTGCTCAGTAATGTCAGAGAAATGAAAATTGATCTGTCAGATGTAACGGATGTCTTTATCAGCCATCATCATGGCGATCATACGGGTGGATTGATGACGTTACGAAATGAATTCTCAAAGAAGAATCCAAAAGCATTGTCAGTAGCTCATATCGGTGAAGGTGCATTTTATCCCCGACCCAACAATAAAAATTCCATCAGCCCCATGTTGAAAAACAAGGAGGAGTATGAGAAGTCAGGAGGAAAATTCATCATCTACAACAGTCCGAAGGAAATCTATCCGGGTGTATGGACAACAGGCCCAGTACCTCGCAAGGAAAAAGAGCAGAACTGGAGTGGTTCCGGCAAGCTTGTATTGCCAACAGGAGAAACAGTGGAAGATAATATCCCAGAAGATCAATCCATGGTTTTTTATGATGCGAACGGACTTGTGGTTGTTTCAGGTTGCGGCCACGCTGGCATTGTCAACACGCTTACATATACTCAATCGTTCTTAAACCCTGTCAGAACAAAAACCCTGATCGGTGGATTTCACCTCTTCGATCTCGATGACGATCGTATGAACTGGACGTGTGATAAGCTCAAAACCTTTGGTATTGAGAATTTCATTGGAGCCCATTGCACCGGTATCAATGCAGTATACTTTATTCAAAGAAAACTCGGACTGGGAAGGAACCAGGCAATCGTTGGATCCGTAGGTTCCGGATTTGAATTAGGTAAAGGCATCAATGCAGGGCAAATCGCCAAATAGACCTCACCGAATTATGGGGTAACAATAAAAGCCCTGTGCATACTAACACCGGGAGAATTATCCGTTGTCTGTAA
It contains:
- a CDS encoding MBL fold metallo-hydrolase; this encodes MIKFLLKTVVFVFITTLSGYAQPQFHQVKDLKVTILSTMLADQGIGEWGFCALIEVDGKKILFDTGARPETVLSNVREMKIDLSDVTDVFISHHHGDHTGGLMTLRNEFSKKNPKALSVAHIGEGAFYPRPNNKNSISPMLKNKEEYEKSGGKFIIYNSPKEIYPGVWTTGPVPRKEKEQNWSGSGKLVLPTGETVEDNIPEDQSMVFYDANGLVVVSGCGHAGIVNTLTYTQSFLNPVRTKTLIGGFHLFDLDDDRMNWTCDKLKTFGIENFIGAHCTGINAVYFIQRKLGLGRNQAIVGSVGSGFELGKGINAGQIAK